Proteins from a single region of Paramormyrops kingsleyae isolate MSU_618 chromosome 9, PKINGS_0.4, whole genome shotgun sequence:
- the ndufb9 gene encoding NADH dehydrogenase [ubiquinone] 1 beta subcomplex subunit 9 codes for MASAYLTHQQKVLRLYKKALRHLESWCIFRDKYRFYACVLRSRFDENKNEKDMVKATLMLKAGEEEFWANQHPQPYLFPDSPGGTSYERYECYKVPEWCLDYWHPSEKAVYPDYFSKREQWKMLREKSWDREVQQLQEETPAGGPKTEALPPARREGDLPPLWWQYVTRPRERPV; via the exons ATGGCCTCTGCGTATCTCACTCATCAGCAGAAAGTGCTCAGGCTTTACAAGAAGGCTCTGCGGCACCTTGAGTCCTGGTGCATATTCAG GGATAAGTACCGCTTCTATGCCTGTGTGCTGCGATCCCGCTTCGACGAGAACAAGAATGAGAAGGACATGGTGAAAGCCACGCTGATGCTGAAAGCTGGAGAGGAGGAGTTCTGGGCAAATCAACACCCTCAGCCCTACCTCTTCCCAGACTCCCCTGGGGGCACCTCCTACGAGCGATACGAGTGTTACAAG GTCCCCGAATGGTGTCTGGATTACTGGCATCCCTCGGAGAAGGCCGTGTACCCGGATTACTTCTCCAAGCGGGAGCAGTGGAAAATGCTCCGGGAGAAGAGCTGGGATCGGGAG GTGCAACaactgcaggaagagactcctGCGGGGGGCCCCAAGACTGAGGCCCTGCCCCCGGCCCGCAGGGAGGGCGATCTCCCCCCTCTGTGGTGGCAGTACGTCACTAGGCCCAGGGAGCGGCCAGTCTGA